Proteins from one Oryza sativa Japonica Group chromosome 12, ASM3414082v1 genomic window:
- the LOC4351910 gene encoding uncharacterized protein produces MDSPPPPSLPPASPLPLPPWRPDPSPAVLPWPDLLAGAAAATRRLIAAHSRHFLALSSLLLLPLSLLLLSLPAPFLPPVSPSVSLRSTTTPQPALPLPLLALVAAAALLYLAAFAAAAASAHAGFFGRPVKLLASLLSVPASLLRLLLTALPAAPLLLLPLLPLPFPLTAALAVLGLLLLVPFWSLAGAAAVVESSACVSPLRQSCRLLNGARLAALSAFLVFGAGIGVTLWGFGGVAAETYDASAGWAGMAPVVVKAVVGTAVLVVLMLYGMVINVVLYMHCRALHGELTGEIYNEFANSYVFLPFDEGKDRHVVSVVTVWP; encoded by the coding sequence AtggactcgccgccgccgccgtctctccCGCCGGCGAGCCCGCTCCCCCTCCCGCCGTGGCGGCCCGATCCGTCGCCGGCCGTCCTCCCCTGGCcggacctcctcgccggcgcggccgccgccacccgccgcctcaTCGCCGCCCACTCCCGCCACTTCCTCGCCCTCtcgtccctcctcctcctcccgctctccctcctcctcctctccctcccggctcccttcctcccgcccgtcTCCCCCTCCGTCTCGCTCCGCTCTACTACGACGCCGCAGCCGGCGCTCCCCCTCCCGCTCCTCGCcctggttgccgccgccgcgctcctttacctcgccgccttcgccgccgccgccgccagcgcgcaCGCGGGGTTCTTCGGCCGCCCCGTCAAGCTGCTCGCCTCGCTGCTCTCCGTGCCCGcgtccctcctccgcctcctcctgaCGGCGCTCCCCGCAGCGCCGCTGCTGCTTCTCCCGCTCCTCCCGCTCCCGTTCCCGCttaccgccgccctcgccgttcTTGGCCTCCTCCTGTTAGTCCCATTCTGGtctctcgccggcgccgccgccgtcgtcgagtcCAGCGCCTGTGTGTCCCCGCTGCGGCAGAGCTGCCGGCTGCTCAatggcgcgcgcctcgccgcgctCTCTGCGTTCTTGGTGTTCGGCGCCGGGATAGGGGTCACGCTATGGGGATTTGGTGGGGTGGCCGCGGAGACCTATGATGCCAGTGCTGGGTGGGCCGGCAtggcgccggtggtggtgaAGGCGGTGGTCGGAACGGCGGTGCTGGTGGTTCTGATGCTTTATGGAATGGTGATCAACGTTGTGCTCTATATGCATTGCCGCGCGCTTCACGGGGAGCTCACGGGGGAGATCTACAACGAATTCGCCAACTCGTATGTCTTCCTGCCCTTTGACGAGGGCAAGGATCGGCATGTAGTGTCAGTGGTCACGGTGTGGCCATGA
- the LOC4351911 gene encoding laccase-25-like, which yields MHLCLLHYDTCTSLCKDNMACCSSLLRLMILPVAFAVLVIASVAHGAVVEHTFNVGNLSISRLCQPEMIITAVNGQLPGPTINVTEGDTVVVHLVNESPYNMTIHWHGVFQRGSQWADGPSMITQCPVGPSDNYTYRFNVSDQEGTLWWHAHISFLRATVYGAIVLNPRAAAPFPAKPDTEHVVLLGEWWNANVVDLERMAFLTGIPARNADAYTINGKPGDLYNCTAANQTEVFRVRRNETHLLRIINAALNTPLFVKVAGHGFTVVAVDASYTTPYATDVVVIAPGQTVDALMVADANATASPGGRFYMAATPYDSAVPSGPPFSQTTATAVVEYVGEADDAVPPVLPARPDYNDTATAHRFWSNLTALVLPGKPTVPLAVDTHMFVTVGLGVSDCQPADSNTAQLLCNRSAPPVFSSSMNNASFVAPTAISLLEAHFSNASAGVYTRDFPDTPPVVFDYTGDESDNATMQFTTKSTKVKTLRYNETVEMVLQNTRLIAKESHPMHIHGLNFFVLAQGFGNYDEATAAPLFNLVNPQERNTIAVPTGGWAVIRFVANNPGMWYMHCHFEAHIEFGLAMVFEVLDGPTQETSLPPPPADLPRC from the exons ATGCACTTGTGTTTGCTGCACTACGACACATGCACAAGCTTGTGTAAGGACAACATGGCTTGTTGTTCTTCTCTCCTCCGGCTGATGATTCTGCCGGTTGCTTTTGCTGTCTTGGTCATCGCTTCGGTTGCTCATGGCGCTGTTGTGGAGCACACTTTCAAT GTGGGCAACCTATCCATAAGCCGGCTGTGCCAACCGGAGATGATCATCACGGCGGTGAACGGGCAGCTCCCCGGCCCGACCATCAACGTCACCGAGGGCGACACGGTGGTGGTTCACCTCGTCAATGAGTCACCCTACAATATGACCATTCACTG GCACGGCGTGTTCCAGCGCGGGTCgcagtgggccgacggcccatcgATGATCACGCAGTGTCCCGTGGGCCCCAGCGACAACTACACCTACCGCTTCAACGTCAGCGACCAGGAGGGCACCCTATGGTGGCACGCCCacatctccttcctccgcgcCACCGTCTACGGCGCCATCGTCCTCaacccccgcgccgccgccccgttcCCCGCCAAGCCCGACACCGAGCacgtcgtcctcctcggcgaGTGGTGGAACGCCAACGTCGTCGACCTCGAGCGCATGGCGTTCCTCACCGGCATCCCCGCACGGAACGCCGACGCCTACACCATCAATGGCAAGCCGGGCGACCTGTACAACTGCACCGCCGCGAACCAGACGGAGGTGTTCCGGGTGCGGCGCAACGAGACGCACCTGCTACGGATCATCAACGCCGCGCTCAACACGCCGCTGTTCGTCAAGGTGGCGGGGCATGGGTTCACGGTGGTGGCCGTCGACGCGAGCTACACCACGCCGTACGCCACCGACGTGGTGGTGATCGCGCCCGGGCAGACGGTGGACGCGCTCATGGTGGCCGACGCCAACGCCACCGCGTCGCCCGGTGGGAGGTTCTACATGGCGGCGACGCCCTACGACAGCGCCGTCCCGAGCGGCCCGCCCTTCAGCCAGACCACGGCGACGGCCGTGGTGGAGTACGTCGGCGAGGCGGACGACGCCGTGCCGCCGGTGCTCCCGGCGCGGCCGGACTACAACGACACGGCCACGGCGCACCGGTTCTGGTCCAACCTCACCGCGCTGGTGCTCCCGGGGAAGCCCACGGTGCCGCTCGCCGTCGACACCCACATGTTCGTCACCGTCGGGCTCGGCGTCTCCGACTGCCAGCCGGC AGATTCTAACACGGCGCAGCTGCTCTGCAACCGGAGCGCGCCGCCGGTGTTCTCGTCGAGCATGAACAACGCCTCCTTCGTGGCACCCAccgccatctccctcctcgaGGCGCACTTCAGCAACGCGTCGGCGGGCGTCTACACCCGGGACTTCCCGGACACGCCGCCGGTGGTGTTCGATTACACCGGCGACGAGAGCGACAACGCGACGATGCAGTTCACGACCAAGTCGACCAAGGTGAAGACGCTGCGGTACAACGAGACGGTGGAGATGGTGCTGCAGAACACGCGGCTGATCGCCAAGGAGAGCCACCCGATGCACATCCATGGCCTCAACTTCTTCGTCCTCGCGCAAGGGTTCGGCAACTACGACgaggccacggcggcgccgctgtTCAACCTCGTCAACCCGCAGGAGCGCAACACCATCGCCGTACCCACCGGCGGCTGGGCCGTCATCCGCTTCGTCGCCAATAACCCTG GGATGTGGTACATGCATTGCCACTTTGAAGCTCATATTGAGTTCGGTTTGGCCATGGTGTTCGAGGTTCTGGACGGGCCGACACAGGAGACttcgttgccgccgccaccggccgatCTGCCACGCTGTTAA